The sequence below is a genomic window from Candidatus Methylomirabilota bacterium.
CCGAGTCCTCATGGCCGATCCCACGTTGATCCTGCTCGACGAGCCGGCGGCCGGCGTGAACCGGACGCTTCTGAACGAGCTGCTGGCGGCGATCCGGCGCCTGCGGGACGATGGCCGCACCATCCTGATCGTCGAGCACGACATGAAGGTCGTGATGGGGCTGTGCGAGCAGGTGTTCGTCCTGGACTACGGGGAGAAGATCGCCGAAGGACCGCCGGACGTGATCCAGCAGGACAAGAAGGTCATCGAGGCCTATTTTGGTCGGTGACGCCGTGGGACCGGCTCGAGCACTCGGGGTCAGCGCCGCGGCCGGCACGTCGACCGGGCGCGTCGGGCTCTCGGTCCTGGCCGGGGCGAGCGTGGGCTGGACGGCCGCGCTCGCCCTGGCGCTCGCCGCCGGCTCGCTCGGCTGGCCGCTCGTGCACGACGCACCGCTCATGCACTACATCGCGACCCGCATCCTCGAGGGCGCCGTCCCCTATCGTGACGTCTTCGACATGAACTTTCCGGGCGTCTATCTGGCCCACCTCCTGGGCCTCGGCCTCTTCGGGCGCGGGGACGCCGGCTTCCGGGCCTTCGATCTCCTCGTCCTGGGCGGCACGGCTCTCGGCCTCGCGGTGGGGCTTCAGTCCTTCGGACGGTGGGCCATCGCCGCGGCCGCGGCGCTCTTCGGCCTCTATCACCTGGCCGGCGGCGCCTGGCGCGCGGGGCAGCGCGACTTCATCCTCTGCCTGCCGCTCGCCTGGATGCTCGCGGCCGCGATGGCGTACCTCCGGAGCGGCCGCCCGCGGTGGCTGGCGCTGGCCGGGGTCGGTCTCGGCACGGCGGTCTGGATCAAGCCCCACGCGGGGCTGCTGGCCCCGGTGCTGGTGACCCTCGCGTGGCGGCGCCCGCCGGGCGAGCGGTGGCCGGCCCTGGCGTCGCTGGCCCTCGGGCTCGGGCTGCCGGCGGTCGGGATCGCGGCCTGGCTCGGGGCCGCCGGGGGCCTCGGGCCCTTCCTCGACATCGTCGGGGGTTACGTGCTACCGCTCTACAGCCGCCTCGGGCGGGAGTCCCTCGTGACAGCCGTGCTCGGGCACGATCTCGGAGTCGCCGTGCTGGCCGGGCTCGGGCTGTGGACGCTCGGGGGCTGGCTGCTGCTGGACCGGGCCGCGCGGGCCGAAGGGCGGCGGGCCCTCCTGGCGGCCACCGTCGCCTACGGCGCGCTCCACTTCGCGCTTCAGGGGAAGGGCTGGGAGTATCACCTCTATCCCTTCGCCCTCTTCGCCGTCGCCTCCGGAGCGGCGGGGCTGGGGGACGCGCTCCGGCGCCGCCGGCGCCACGCTGCCGGCGCCCTGCTGGCCGTGCTGGTCCTGACGGCGACGGTCCTCGGCGTCAAGGGCTGGTGGAACCTCGAGCCGGCGTGGATCGCCGAGAAGTCCGCCCGGGCTCACGCGCTCGCGCGCACGCTGGCGCCGCTTTCCGGCGACCGCACCCCGGTCCAGGTGCTCGACACGACCGACGGCGGGATCCACGCGCTCTACCTGCTCGGCCTCCGCCAGCCGACCCGGTTCATCTACGACTTCCACTTCTACCACGACGTCGACCGCCCGTACGTCCAGCGCCTGCGCGCCGAGCTGATGGCGGAACTCCGCCGGCGTCCGCCAGCGGCGGTGGTGCTCTTCGAGCGGGGCTGGCCGAGCGGGGACTACGACCGCGTCGAGGCATTCCCGGCTCTGGCGGGCTGGCTCGAGGCCGGTTATCGGCTGGCCGAGCAGGGCGACGGGTATCGAGTGTATGCGGCGCGACGCGATCGCTAACGTCATCCGCGCCTACGACGACCCGGTCATCCGCGCGTACTCGCGGGGGCGGTTCCTGATCCTGCGCCAGCGGTTCCTGGATGAGATCGGGCAGTACCTGCCGGCCGAGGGAAACATCCTCGACATCGGCTGCGGCTTCGGCCTCTTCTCGCTCTACTACGCGCAGGTCCTCCCGAGGGCTCGCTTCCGGGGCCTCGACCTCAACGCCCGGCGGGTGCGGATCGCGGCCCAGGCGGCCCACCGCCTCGGCCTCGGCAACGCGGAGTACGCGGTCGGCGACGCGCGGGAGTACCGGACCGACGGAGTGCACGCCGCCGCCTACATGCTCGACATCGTCCACCACATCCCGCCGGAGACCGTGGAGCCGCTCCTGGCCGAGCTGCACAAGGCGATCCGTCCGGGCGGCCGCCTCATCATCAAGGACGTGGACACGCAGCCCGCGTACAAGCGCTGGTTCACCCACGCCCTCGACCTCCTGATGAGTCCCCGGGGCGTCATCCATTACTGGCCGGCCGAGGAGCTCCAGATCCTGCTCCAGCGCATCGGCTTCCGGGTGTACCGTCATCTCATGGTCGACATCCTCCCGTATCCCCACGTGCTGTTCATCGGCCAGAAGGACTGAGGCCGCGAACCGATGGCCCTCGCCTACCACTGCGGAGCGCCGCCGCCGCGCCTCCCCGGGTTGGATTGAGGCCGTGCCTGTCTCGCCTTCGCTCCTGACGGTGGAGCAGATCCACGCCGGCTACGGCCGGATCCCGATCCTCCACGGCGTCAGCCTGGCCGTCTGGCCCCGGGAGCTCGTCGCCGTGATCGGCCCGAACGGGGCCGGCAAGTCGACGGCCTTCAAGGTGATCGTGGGGCTGGTGTCGCCGGAGCGCGGCCACATCGTGTTCAACGGGTCTCAGATCACCGGGCTGCGCCCGGACGAGGTGCTGCGCCGCGGACTGGCCTATGTTCCCCAGGGCCGCATCATCTTTCCGCAGATGACCGTGCTCGAGAACCTCGAGATGGGGGCCTACATCGAGCGGGACCGCGCTCGGATCACCGAGGCACTCGAGCGCGTCTACCGGCTCTTCCCGATTCTCCGGGAGCGGCACCGGCAGAAGGCGGGCACCCTGTCCGGGGGCGAGCAGCAGATGCTCGCCATCGGGCGCGCCCTGATGACGCAGCCCCGACTCCTTCTCCTCGACGAGCCGTCGCTGGGGCTCAGCCCGAGGTTCCTCGGCGTCATCTTCGACAAGATCGCCGAGCTGAAGGCGAGCGGAATGACGATGATAATCGTCGAGCAGAACGCGGCCAAGGCGCTCACCGTGGCCGACCGGGGCTACGTCCTGGAGCTGGGCCGAAACCGGTTCGAGGGATCCGGCCCCTCGCTTCTCGTCGATCCCGAAGTCAAGCGCCTCTACCTGGGCGGCTAGTCCCGTGCCGATACCCCTCGCCCGGCGGCGTCCTCGGTCGTGATCGACCTCGAGGCCCTCATCGGCGCGGCCATGTCGCGGGGCCCGTCGGACGTCCACCTCCGCCCCGGGCGGCACCCGATCCTGCGCATCCGCGGACGGCTCCTCCCGTTCGAGGACTGGCCGCCCCTCCAGGTGGCCGAGCTGGAGGACCTCATCCGCCGGCTGCTCCCGCCGCAGCAGTCGGCGCGCCTGGCGGAGTCGGGCGGCGTGAACCGGCCCGAGTCGTTGTCGGGACTGGGACGGTTCCGGCTGACGATCCTCAATGCCCGCGGCCTCCCGCACATCGCCATCCGCGTCCTGTCGCGCGAGATCCCGAAGCTCGAGGAGCTGGGCCTGCCGCCGGTGGTGGCCCGGCTGGCCATGGAGCGTCGGGGGCTCATCCTGGTGACCGGGCCCGCCGGGTCCGGGAAGTCGACGACGCTGGCGGCGATGGTCAACCTGATGAACGAGCAGCGCAACGAGCACATCATCACCATCGAGGATCCGATCGAGTACGTCTTCGAGAGCCGGAGCTGCTACATCACGCAGCGGGAGATCGGCCTCGACACGCCGAGCTACGACTCCGCCCTCCGGATCGTCCTCCGGCAGGACCCGAACGTCATCGTGGTGGGGGAGATGCGCGACCCCGACACGTTCCGGACGGTGCTCACGCTCGCCCAGACGGGACACCTGGTCCTCTCGACGCTCCACACGGGGTCGGCCGTCGACACCATCAACCGGATGATCTCCGCCTTCCCCCAGGCCCGCGAGCGCTCGATCCGGGCTCAGCTCGCTCACGTCCTCAAGGGCGCGATCGGTCAGCGCCTGGTGGAGCGCGCCGACGGGACCGGCCTCCTGCCCGCGACCGAGGTGATGGTGACCACCGGGAGCGTCTTCCGGGCCATCCTGGAGCCGGGCCTCACCGCCAGCCTGCCGACGGTCCTCGCCCGGAGCCGTGACCTGTTCGGCATGCAGACCTTCGACCAGTCGGCGCTGGACCTCTACCTCCAGGGCCTCATCTCCGAGCCGACGGCCCTCCTGGCCTGCAACTCGCCCATGGACTTCGAGGTCCAGCTGCGCCGGGCCCGCAAGGAGAAGCGTCTGGAGGAGGCCGCCGCCCAGGGGGGAGTCGGGGCGGTGGGCGCCCGGATGGAGGCCATCGTCGTGCTGGAGGTGGTGGGCATGACGGACCTCCTGATCTCGCACGGGGACGCGACCTTCCGCGAGTTCACCGAGCGCATCGAGCACCGGCTCAGCGACATCGCCAAGGAGTTCCGGGCCCGGGCGATCGAGAAGCATCTGGACGGGTTCCTGCTGACCTTCCCGAACGTCGACTGGGCGATGACGGCCATCCGCCGGATCTTCGCGCGCATCTCCGAGTTCAACGAGCTCTCCGAGATCGAGGTCGCCTTCCGCGGCGCCCTGCACTACGGGAGCATCTGGGTCGATCCGCACTCGAACCGGGTCGGCGCCGCGGTGCACAAGGCGTTCCGGGTGTGTACCGCCATCGGCACGCCCGATCTGTGGGGCCCGGCCCGGCCCAAGGAGCGGAACGTGGTGGTGGCCACCGAGGAAGCGCGCGAGATGCTGACCCCCTACCACGTGGGGTCGCGCCCCCTGGGGGCGGTGCGCCTGAAGGGCTTCGACGGCGTCCATCCCCTCTTCGAGCTGATCATCTGAATGCGACGCGCGCCGATTCGCGCAGTCACCTTCGACTTCTGGGGCACGATTCTTCCCGATCCCCCGGTGAGCGACGACCGCCACCGGCCCCGGCGCCTCGCCGATTTCGAGGCGATCCTGGGCGCCGCCGGCGTGGAGGTGTCACGGCCGGTCCTCGAGCGGGCCTACCGGGACTCCGGGGCGTTTCTCGCCCAGATCTGGCTACAGGACCGGGACGTGCCCGTCGAGGACCACGTACGGGCGATCCTGATCTCGATGGACCCCGCCCTCGTCGGGCGCCTTCAGGGAGACACCCTGAAGGCCCTGACCGAGGCCTACGCGCGACCGGCCCTGCTGGCGCCTCCGGCCGTCGACGAGGGCGCGCGTCCGGCCCTCGAGGCCCTGGCCCGGCGAGGTTACACGCTCTGCGTCGTGTCCAACACGATGCGGACGCCGGGACTGGTGCTCCGCGAGATCTTGCGGCACTACGGCTTGCTCGGCTACTTCGCCCACCTGACGTTCTCCGACGAGTGCAGGGTCCGGAAGCCCGCCGCCGAGATCTTCCGCCGCACGCTCGCGGCCGTGTCGACGCCGGCGTCGGCAGCGGTGCACGTGGGAGATGACCCCCTCCTCGACGTCGAGGGGGCGCGTTCCGCGGGGATGCGGGTGATCCAGGTCACCACGGACCGGCCGCCGTGGTTCGGCCGGCGGCGTCCCCACGCGACGATCCCCGGCCTCGCCGCTCTCCCGGAGGCCATCGCGCGGCTGGATCGCTGAGTTGAACCGGAGGGGGTGTCGGAACACCCCCTCCGAAACCTCCCCCGAGGAATCGTTGCGGCGGCAAAAGCCGCCGCTCGGAGCGGACTATGCGGCGCTCGGCGGCCGCGTGGGAGCGGAGCATCATCCGCCCGGGCCTCCGCGGCCGAGGGCCCGGAGAGCCTCCTGGCGGAGCTTCCCCTTCTGGGCCTTGTCGCCGTGTGGGCCCGGGGTTCGCGGGACGTCGGCCACGACCCAGACGCGCCGCGGGACCTTGAAGGCGGCGAGCTTTCCCCCGCAGTAGGCCTGGAGCTCCGCCTCGGTGGGTGCTTCACCCTCCCGGGGGATGACGTAGGCCACGGCCACCTCGCCGAGCCGCGGGTCGGGTACGCCGACCACGAAGGCCTGGCCGACGGTCGGGTGGCTCATCAGGAACGCCTCGATCTCGGCCGGCGCCACCATGAAGTGGCCGATGCGCAGGGTCTCCCGGAGGCGGCCCAGGAAGAAGGTGTGCCCCGCCTCGTCTCGGACGGCGAGGTCGCCGGTGTGGAACCACCCGGCCGCGTCGATGGCGGCCGCCGTCTCTTCCGGCTTCTTGTAGTAGCCCCGCGTCACCAGCGGCCCGCGGAGCCAGAGCTCGCCCGCTTGCCCGGGGGGCCGATCCGCCCCGGCCTCGGGGTCGACCACCCGGAGCTCGAGCTCCTCCGCGGGCCGGACCCCGGCGTGCTGCCGCAGCTCGAGCGGATCGTCGGGCGACGGGCAGAGGGCGAGGGCGTTGACCTCGGTCATCCCGTAGGGCTGGAAGGCCCCGGGCATGCCCAGGCGGCCGACGACTTCGTCGAAGAGCCCGTGGCGCCCGCCCCCCGTCATCGCCACGCCGCCCGTGCGGAGCGACCTGCGGTCGTATCGCTCGAGGTCCGGGTGGTCCAGCACCGCCATCAGCATCGCGTCCACCGCGTTCCAGACCGTGATCCGCTCGCGCTCGATGAGCCGGAGTGTCCGGAGCGGGTCGAAGAACTCCTCGAGGACGAGCGTCGCGCCATGAGAGAAGGTCATCAGCGGGATGACGAGTCCGCCCCAGGTTCCGGAGAACGGCAGCGTGTGGAGGACGCGGTCGTGCTCGGTCAGCCCCAGACGCTCCCCGGAGGCCCAGCCGTGAGGAAGGCAGTTCCGGTGGGTGATCATCGCGCCCTTGGGGAATGATGTGGTGCCCGACGTGTAGAGCAGCGTGAACACGTCGTCGGGCGCGATCCGCTGCCGGCGTTCGGCCAGCGGGGTCCCGAGCGCCGGGTCGTCCCCGGCCTCGATGACGTCCTGGTAGCGCAGGGTCCCGCCGTAGGCGTCCTCGCTCACGCAGATCAGCCGCCGCAGGGCAGGGAAACGCTCGAAGTGGAGGTCGTCCGGGTCGGCTCGGTGGAAGCCGGGCAGGAGCTCGCCCAGGATCTCGAGGAAGTCGATGTGGAGAGCGTGGTCCAGGAGGACGAGCGTGGTCGTGTCCGACTGGCGCAAGATGTAATCGAGCTCGTGCGTCCGGTAGCGGGTGTTGAGCGCGACCAGGACCGCGCCGATCCGGGCGCAGGCGTGCTGGACTACGAGCCACTCCGGGCAGTTTGTGAGCCAGAGCGCGACCGTCTCGCCGGGCGCGATCCCGAGGGCGAGGAGACCCCGGGCGAGTCGCTCGACCTCGCGATGGACGTCGCGATAGGTGAGGCGGCGCTCGTCGAGGACGAGGGCCTCCCGGTGGCCGAAGCGGGCGGCGACCGCGTCGAGCATCCCCGGGAGTGTGGCGTCCCGGTAGGGGTTGGGTGTCGGGATCTCTGCCGTGGGCCGCCAGGAGGCTGGGCTCAAGCAGGGCCCCTGAGGCCGCGGCGCCTCAGAGGTACGCTCGCTCGGCCTGGCGGAGGGCGCGGTAGCGCCGGAAGGCCTGCCGCTCGTCCTCGAGCCCCAGCAGCGCCTTCCAGAAGCGGCTCCCCCGAAACGTGTGGGCCAGCATTTTCGGCCAGTTGCGCAGGACGAACGCGGGGCTGTGAGCCAGCACCGCCCCCAGGTGACGGACCTTCATCCAGCGCTCGGCCCGCCAGCGCAGGAACTCGATCTCCTCCGCCTCCAGATGCTCGCTCCGCACCACCGCGGTGGTCCCGTCGTACTCCCAGAGGCGCTCGTTGATGATGAGCCCGCGCTCCCGGAAGTCCTTGGTCATCGGCGTCTGGGGGTAGGGCGTCGGGTGCTGGATGTACGGCCAGTCGACGTAGCGCCGGGCGAACTCGAGGTTGGCCTCCACCGACTGGCGGGTGTCGTCCGGGTTGCCGACGATCAGACCCCCGACGACCCACATCCGATGCCGGTGGAGGTAGTCGATGGCGGTGATCGTCGCGTTCCCGGCGCTCCGTCCGTTCTCGCGCCGGGTATTCTTGGCCCGGGCGCGCAGGAAGCCCAGGTCGCCGTCCAGGATGTTCTCGATGCCCAGGAAGACGTACCGGAACCCGGCCCGCCGCATCAGGGGGGCGAGCGTCGCGCCGTGGTTGGCGATGGCCGAGGTCATGGCCTGGACGAGGTACTCGAGGTCGTTCAGGCCGGCGTCGATGATCGCCTGGCAGAGGGTCTCGAAGCGCCGGACGTTCAGGGTGATGTTGTCGTCGACGAGAAAGATGACGCGGGCCCCGTAGTCGCGGGCGTCGCGGATGTCGGCCAGCACCCGGTCGAAGCGGTAGGTGTGGAAGTTGCGCCCGCGCATCTCGATGATCGAGCAGAAGCTGCAGTCGAAGGTGCAGCCCCGGGAGGTCTCGATGACGTCGACCGGCCGGCCGAGAAACGTGTAGCCGGCGAGGACGCGGGCCTGGCGGTTCGGCGGCCGGATCTCGTCCCCCTCGAGGCCGCTGACCGGACGGTCGGGGGTGTGGAGGAACCCGCGCTCCTCTCGATACGACAGGCCCGGGATCCGCTGGTAGCCGCTGCCGCGCTCCAGGGCGCGGGTCAGCGCCCGAAAGGTGAGCTCGCCTTCGCCTCGGACGATGAAGTCCACGCCGCCGGCCGGGTCGGTGTACGCCTCGGGAGCCAGACTCGGGTCGTAGCCGCCGACGACGATCCGTGCGGCAGGCCGGAGCGCGCGGACCAGGTCGATGATGCGGAGGGCCGTCCGCCGCTGGAACGTCATCACCGACAGCCCGACCACGTCCGGGTCCCACTCGCGCACGAGCCGCTCGACGGTTTCGCGGACGCGCCGCTCGGCCAGGATCAGGTCGGCGACCGCCACCCGGTGGTGCGGGTCGACATTGCCGGCCAGCGAGCCGAGGGCGCCGTTCGGCATGCGGATGCCGACCGTCGGCATGTGCTCGAACGAGTCGGGCATGGAGAGCAGGAGGATGTTCACGCCAGATTCACCTCGCTCCAGGATACCCCAGGACCGCGGGCCCGCCGTAGCAGCTTCCCGGGTCGGATGATTCGCGAGAGCGCGCGGGCCTCGACCGGCCATCCCGCGGCGGCTTTGGCTTTTTCCGGCGCCGGCGTCTATACTGCGAGTGAGCGAACCCCGCGATGGACTTGGCGTTCACCGAGGCCCAGGAGCTGATCCGGAAGGAGGTCGGAACCCTCGCGCGCACCTTCGACTGGGAGTACTGGCGCGAGAAGGACCGGAAGGCCGAATACCCGTCGGAGTTCGTCGAGGCCTTCGCCCGGGCGGGCTGGCTCGGGATCGCCATTCCCGAGGCCTACGGCGGGGCCGGCCTCGGGGTGGTCGACGCCTGCCTGATGCTCGAGGCCATCTGCGCCTCCGGCGCGGGTCTGTCAGGCGCCTCGCCCATCCACTTTGCCGTCTTTCCTCCGATGCCCATCATCAAGCACGGCAGCGAATCCCTCCGGCGGCGCATCCTGCCGGAGATCGCCGCCGGCCGGGTGAGTCTGGCGTTCGGCGTGACCGAGCCGAACGCCGGCACCGATACCAGCCGGATCCAGACGACCGCCCGCCGCGACGGCGCCGGGTTCGTCGTCACCGGGCGCAAGGTCTGGACGTCGAACGCCCGGCATTCCCAGAAGATCCTGCTCCTGGCGCGGACGACGCCCTACGACGAGGTCGGGTCCCGCAAGCTCGAGGGCATGACGCTCTTCGTGGCCGACCTCGATCCGGCCACCGTGACCATCCGGGAGATCGACAAGCTCGGGCGCGCCGCGGTCGACTCGAACGAGGTGATCATCGATGGCCTGCGCGTCGCCGCCGAGGACGTGGTCGGCGAGATCGGTCGGGGCTTCTACCACCTGCTCGACTCGCTGAATCCCGAGCGGATCCTGGTCGCCGCCGAAGCGGTGGGGATCGGGCGGGCTGCGCTCGAGCGCGCCGCCCAGTACGCGCGGGAGCGCGTGGTCTTCGGGCGGCCCATCGGCCAGAACCAGGCGGTCGCGCACCCGCTGGCGGCGGCGTGGGCCCGCCTCGAAGGGGCGTGGGCGCTGACCCTGCGCGCGGCCTGGCTCTTCGACCGCGGGCTCCCGTGCGGCTGCCGAGGCGAACGCCGCCAAGGTCCTGGCGGCCGAGGCCGGGTTCGAGGCGTGCGATGCCGCGCTCCAGACCTTCGGGGGCTTCGGGTACGCCAAGGAATTCCACGTCGAGCGGCTCTGGCGCGAGGTGCGTCTCTACAAGATCGCGCCCGTGTCGCAACAGATGGCCCTCAACTATCTAGCCGAGCGGGTGCTCGGGCTCCCCAGGTCGTACTGAGCCGCCGGGAACCGATGGCTCTCGCGTCCCACTGAGGCGCGCTGCCCGCCCGCCCTATGGGCCTCCGCCGCTACGTCCGAACCCACCGGGGGATCAGCGCGTTCGCCGCCGGCGTCCTCCTGACCCTGGCGGCGCTGGCCGCCTTCGGCTACTACGTCCTTTCCGATCAGCGCCGGACCGCCCGGATCCTGGCCGCCGCCCTCTCTCAGGCCCTGGCGCGCGAAGTGCGGATCGAGCGCGTCACCGACGTCGGCACGGAGCGGGTGGTGATGCGCGGGGTTCGCCTGCCGAGCGACGGGGGCTGGCCGGCGGATCTCGTGGCCGAGCGGGTCGAGGCCACCGGGCCGCTCCTGGCGGCCGCCCGCGGGGACGCCGCCCCGGTCCGCCTGGTCGTGACCCGGCCGACCGTCGACGTGCCGGCCGGCGGGGGCGTGGGCATTCAGGCGACGCTCGAGAACCTGCGCCAAGGCCTGGCGAGCTTCCTGGCCGGCGCCGTTCAGGTCGACGCCACGCTGACGGCCGGAGTTGCGCGGTATGCCGGCGGCACGACCGAGTTCGACCTGGCCCTCCGCAAAGCCGGCGGCGGCGCCACGGGCGAGCTGACGCTGCGTGAGGCCGGCCAGGCTCCGCTGGTCGTCAGCCTCAACGCGCGGACGGAGGGCGACCTCGTGCGCCTCGCCCTCTCCGGTCGCGGCGCTCTGGCGCCAGTCGCGGCCTGGATCGAAGACGGCGGCCCCTCGGTCCTGCGGGGTCAGTCGGTCGAGGTCTCCATGGCCGCCGACCTCGGTCCGGCACCGGCCCTCAACGCGCGGGGGACGGTCAGCGTGGGCGACGTGATGGCGGGCGGCGGGACGGCGGTGTTCAAGGACGGCGTCCTCCAGCTGAGCCTGCCGCATGCCACTGCGGATCTCGCATTCGCGGCGTGGGTGGCGCGGCTCGGTTGGCAGCCGACGGGACGCGCGGAGCTTGCCGACCTGACGGCGACGTGGCGACCGAGCGCGGGCTCCTGGCCCGTCCTCCAGGCCGTGCTGCGGCTGCCCTCCATCGCCTTGCCGGCTGCCGCTGTCGGCACCGACGTGAGGGCCGAGGGTGTCGAGGGTCGCCTCGCGCTCGAGCCCGTTCCGTCGGGTCACGCCGTATCGGGCGAGGCGCGGGCGGAGCGGGTGCGCGCCGCCGGACTCGAGATCGCGCCGGCCGACACCCGGTACCGGCTCACGCTCGACGCCGGGGGCGCCATCGCGCGGGCCGAGCTCGCCGGCTTGACCGCTCGCCTCGAGGGCGCGGTGCTCAAGGGCTCACTGGGTTACGACGGGGCGACGCGGCGGCTCGACACCCGGCTCGGAGGCGAGGAGGTCGACGTCGGCGGCCTCGTGCGGCGTCTGGCCCCGGGCTGGCTGGCGCCAGCCGATCGCCTGCGGCTGGCCGGGCTGAGTATCACCGGCACCGGGGTCGACGCGCGGGAGCTCGGGGCGGGGACGGTGCGACTCGAGGCGCGGAGCGCGCGGCTCTCGCGCGCCAACGGGGAGCTCGGCGGCGGCCGGACCACCGTCCGCGCCGAGCTCGGGCGGACCGGCGTGACGCTGGCGCTCGAGACCGCCTCCGTCAGCGCGACGCTGCCGGCGCTCAACGGCAAGCTCCCGCTGCTCGCGGGCTCGGCCGAGCTTCACCGGACGGCGACCGGCCTCGAGCCGGAGCGCGGGCGGCTGACGGCTCGGGATGGCCAGGGGCGAGAGCTGCTCGTGGCCAGCCTCGCGCGGGGCGCGACGCCGGGCCGCCTGCGCCTGTCGGTGCAGGCGCCGGCCCTGGAGCGCCTGGACGGCCTCTGGCCGCAGGTCGCGCGTCGGGTGAACGGATCGGCGCGCCTCGACGTCGAACTGAGTGGGCCGGGCTACGGGGCGGCCGACGGCCGGCTCGCGCTGAGCGTACCGGAAGGCGAGGTCTGGGGCGGCAAGGTGTTCGTTCGGTCGCTGGAGGCCGATGTCCCGATCCGGCGGGGTGTCGAGATGCCGGGCGAGCCGCCGTGGGGCAAGATCGAGGTCGGCGAGTTGATCGGCTACGGGGTGGTGGCCCGCGACGTGGTGTCGCCGGCGCGCGTGTTTCGCGACCGGCTGAGCTTGAACGATCTCACGTATGCCCTGTACTCTGGGGAGGGCAAGGGCTGGAGCGAGATCGAGCTGGACGCAGCCGGACCGATGGTGCGGGGCAAGCTCAACGGCGAACGGGTTCGGGTGGAGGAGTTCATGAGCGCCTACGGGATCCGCGGGGGCACGATGACCGGTCTCTTGCAGTACGATCTCGGCTACGAGTACCGGGCCGGTCGCCTCCAGGTCAACGGCCGCTTCGAGGTGCCCAAGGGCGGGACGGTCAACATCGAGCTCCTGAACCGCCTGCTCGCCTACGCGCAGACCGACCCCTCCGGGGTCCTCCGAGGGGCGCTCGAGAACCTCCGCGCCTTCGAGTACAAGCACGCCGAGGCTGACGTGCACTCGGCCGGGGACGACGTCCGGGTCAACCTGGCCCTGCAGGGCCGCGAGCGGTTCCTGATCTTTCCCCCGAAGGTCCGCGAGATCAACATTCGCAACATGCCGCTGTCCTTCCTGGCCCGCCAGTTCCCCGGCGCCTTCGCGAATTGAGGAGAACGCCATGCTGAGACGCCACCTGGGTCGTCATCTCGCGCTCGTCGGGCTCGCGGGCCTGGTGGCCGCGTGCGTACCCGTCACCGTCAACATCAACTTTCCCCAGGAGAAGCTCGAGGGCGCCGCGGGCAGCATCGAGGACATGGTCCGGAGTCCCGAGAACCCGAAGCCCGCACCGAAGAAGGGGCCGCAAGGCTCGCTGGGCGACCGCCTGCTGGCGGCGCTCGGGCCGGCCGCGGCGGACGCCCAGACCCGCACCGTGGACGTCATGCCCGAGATCAAGGTGCGGACGCCGGAGCTCATGCGGGCGATCGAGTCACGCCGGGCGCGGCGGGGCGAGATCGACGAGCTCAAGGCGAAGGGCTGCGTCGGGGAGACGAACCAGGGGATGCTGGAGGCACGCGCCGGCCAGGGCTGCCCCGGGAACGTGGGGCAGGTGGTGAGCGCCGAGAACGCGGATCGCAACTACATCTACGGCACACTGATGCAGCAGAACAACATTCCCGCCAGCGACGCGTCGCGAGTGCACGCCGCGTTCGCCAAGGTCCGCCGCGACCGGGCGAAGCCTGGAGAGTGGATTCAGCTCGAAACCGGCCAGTGGGTGCACAAGTGATGCCGGGCCGATGACGGCCGCCTGGCGCGCCGCCTGAATGGGTATTCGCGGGGTCTTCCTCGATGCGGGGAACACGATCGTCTCGCTCGACTACGAGGTCATCACCGCCCACATCCGCGCCGCCGGCCACCCGGTGACCCCGGCCGAGGTGCGCCTCGCCGAGCAGCGGGCCCGCGTCCAGCTCGACCCGCATCTCGCCGGCCCGCGCTCCACCGAGACGCCCGATACGTTTCGTCTCTATCTCCGCTACACCTTCGATGGCCTCGGGATCCGGTGGGACGAGGCGGCCGAGCGCGTGGCCGACCGGCTCCG
It includes:
- a CDS encoding radical SAM protein translates to MNILLLSMPDSFEHMPTVGIRMPNGALGSLAGNVDPHHRVAVADLILAERRVRETVERLVREWDPDVVGLSVMTFQRRTALRIIDLVRALRPAARIVVGGYDPSLAPEAYTDPAGGVDFIVRGEGELTFRALTRALERGSGYQRIPGLSYREERGFLHTPDRPVSGLEGDEIRPPNRQARVLAGYTFLGRPVDVIETSRGCTFDCSFCSIIEMRGRNFHTYRFDRVLADIRDARDYGARVIFLVDDNITLNVRRFETLCQAIIDAGLNDLEYLVQAMTSAIANHGATLAPLMRRAGFRYVFLGIENILDGDLGFLRARAKNTRRENGRSAGNATITAIDYLHRHRMWVVGGLIVGNPDDTRQSVEANLEFARRYVDWPYIQHPTPYPQTPMTKDFRERGLIINERLWEYDGTTAVVRSEHLEAEEIEFLRWRAERWMKVRHLGAVLAHSPAFVLRNWPKMLAHTFRGSRFWKALLGLEDERQAFRRYRALRQAERAYL
- a CDS encoding DUF1318 domain-containing protein yields the protein MLRRHLGRHLALVGLAGLVAACVPVTVNINFPQEKLEGAAGSIEDMVRSPENPKPAPKKGPQGSLGDRLLAALGPAAADAQTRTVDVMPEIKVRTPELMRAIESRRARRGEIDELKAKGCVGETNQGMLEARAGQGCPGNVGQVVSAENADRNYIYGTLMQQNNIPASDASRVHAAFAKVRRDRAKPGEWIQLETGQWVHK